The genomic DNA CGTCGTCGTCGAGATACACGGTGAAGTACAGGCGCTCGGCCGGCAGGCCCAGCACCTCGGTGGAGAATTCGTACGCCCACGCGCACATCTCCTCCTTGAAGTATTCGCCGAAGCTGAAGTTGCCCAACATCTCGAAGAAGCTCTGGTGACGGCCCGTGGTGCCGATGATGTCGATGTCGTTCGTGCGCACGCACTTCTGCACCGTCGTCGTGCCGATGTAGGGGGCTTCAAGGTGCTTCTGCTGCAGGAAATACGGCTTGAACTGCACCATGCCGGCGCTCGTCAGCAACAACGACGGGTCGTCGGGAATGAGCGATGACGAGGGCCAGCGCTTGCAGCCCTTCTCCTCGAAAAAGCTCAGGTACTTCTCGCGGATCTCCGCGCTGGTCATGTACTTCATAGTCGTGTCTTTCTATCTCCTCGGGGGCCGCCTCGCACGACCCGCTGCTCCACTAACGACGTGCGCCCGCACGCCCCCACGCGCTCAGGCCAACAAAGCCCGATCAACGCTTCTTACGATGCTGCGCCTTCTGATCGGCCTCGGCCTTGCGCTGCTCGACGCGCTCGAACGCCGCCGAGATGTCGGGATGCGGCGACGTGGCATCGGCGATGGGATCGAGCGTGCCGTCCGAGGCGGTGGTGCCTTGGAAGAACACGCCGTCTGCGCTTACCAGCTGCCGCCCCATGCGCTTTTCGAAATAATACACGAAAACCGACTTCGCAACCGCGACGGCGGGAATGGAAGCCAACATACCCACAAGCGAGCCCGTGAAGCCGCTCATAGCGCCGCCTATAGCGGAGCCCGCCATCAAAGCGATGAGGGTGAGCGCCGGATGAACGTCCACCGAGTTCGCCATGATCTTCGGCGAAATAAACGTATAGACGATCTGCTGGATGGCAATGGTGCCGCCGAGCGCGATGACCGCGATCCAGGGGCTGACGAACACGCCCACGATGGCCGCAAGCGCACCGCCGAGCCACGGGCCCACGATGGGGATGATGTTCAACAGGCCGGCGATACCGCCGAGCGCCGCGTAGTTCGGGATGCCGATGGCGCCGAACAGAACGACGCAGCCCACGCCGATGATGGCGCACTGCAAAAGCGTGCCCTTGATGTAGCCGCCCATGACGCGCGTGAACGTGACGTGCAGCATTTCCAGATCCTCGTGGCGCTTCGGGTTGACGAGGCGCATGCATTCGCGTCCAAGCTGCGGAAGCTCCATGAGGATCCAGAAAGCCACCACCAGCGCAAACCCGAGCGCAACGAACGTGTTGACCAGACCCGTCCCGATGGCGACCACGCCGTTGGCGCTATCGCGGGCGAACGTCGAAGCCCATGAGACGATGGCGTCCAGCGCATTGTTGATCCACGTTTGCACCGTGTCGTTCTGAAGCACGTCGGCGTAGCGCGTGTACAGGTCGTTGCCCCACCCGGCGATGGTCTGAACGTAGCCCGGAATGCTCTCGATGAGGTTGGTGAACTGGTCGCCCACGCCGAACGCCGGCGAGAACATGAGAAGCCCCACCAAAGCCAGAACAACGAACATCAGGACGTAGGCGATCGTCGTGCCGGCCACGCGGGGAACGCCCAGTTTCTCCAGCTTGTTCACCGGTCCTCGCAGGCAGAATACGATGACGATGGACCAGATGACGATGCCGATAGGCACGCTCAAGATATTGAACAGGTAAACGAGAACGCCCGTGAGCAGAATGCCGCCCACGATCGTCCAGACTATGAGAAAGCTTCGCTTCGCTTTGTCGGTTTTCGTCGCTTCGGAGCTGGGAGTCTCCACCGAGTCGCCCTTTCGTGCCGTGTATGCTGTCGTTACTTGCCCTGGTTCGCTTTTTCGTCTGCGTCGTACGTGAAGTACTGCTGCGCAGCTGCGGCATCGGCGTTCGCGGCGGTAGCCACGGCATCGGCCATGGTGGCGGCGACTTCGGACGTCTTATCGGCGGCGACGCGTTTGGCTTCGGCCTTCTCGTCTCGCTCGGCACGCTGCTCGGCGCGTTGCTCGCGCTGGTCGGCAACGGCCTCCTTCGCGGCCGCGACCGAGGTGGTCACCACGCCCTTGACGACGTCGGCGGTCGAAACGGGCACTTCGGTGCCGTTTCCGTTCGCACCATGGGAGGCGGAGCGCTCGGCTTTCGCCTGGCCGAGGGCAACCGACTCGTCGCTGGCGCGGCGCGACTTGAACGCGTTGCGCACACGCGAGGTCACGTTGTTCACCAATTCCACCGGAGCATTGGTCACCGTGTCCACCGCTTCGACGGCCGAGGCCACCGAGTCGGTGATTTCGTTCACGTCTTCGAGAATCTGATCGACGCGCATGATCTCGAGGTTGGCGGCATCGACCGTCAGCGACACACGCTCCACCAGCGGATCCACCTTCGCCGCGACGGGCTCGAGCGACGCCGTGATACGCTCCACGCTTGCCAGCGTAGGCTCGACCTGCCTCTGCAGATCGTCGACCGTCTTGCGTGTCTTGCGCACGGTCATG from Eggerthella lenta DSM 2243 includes the following:
- a CDS encoding AI-2E family transporter, with the protein product METPSSEATKTDKAKRSFLIVWTIVGGILLTGVLVYLFNILSVPIGIVIWSIVIVFCLRGPVNKLEKLGVPRVAGTTIAYVLMFVVLALVGLLMFSPAFGVGDQFTNLIESIPGYVQTIAGWGNDLYTRYADVLQNDTVQTWINNALDAIVSWASTFARDSANGVVAIGTGLVNTFVALGFALVVAFWILMELPQLGRECMRLVNPKRHEDLEMLHVTFTRVMGGYIKGTLLQCAIIGVGCVVLFGAIGIPNYAALGGIAGLLNIIPIVGPWLGGALAAIVGVFVSPWIAVIALGGTIAIQQIVYTFISPKIMANSVDVHPALTLIALMAGSAIGGAMSGFTGSLVGMLASIPAVAVAKSVFVYYFEKRMGRQLVSADGVFFQGTTASDGTLDPIADATSPHPDISAAFERVEQRKAEADQKAQHRKKR